In a single window of the Olivibacter sp. SDN3 genome:
- a CDS encoding glycoside hydrolase family 88 protein, which produces MLKLKIVYLILCPFLLLTACSINQQVTPRASKSLTTTIDQRYRHATTQYKLMMDELPEGKLPKTFVKAQNYLETSGPDWWTSGYYPGTLLRLYEQTGDSLLLKEAKRTLALLAKQQNNAKSPDLGFIIYNSFGRAMQTIPEIDYHKVLLGSAKTMAKRYDPKVKAIRSWDTRQNDKEFIVVIDHLMNLELLFWAFRATNDSSYYKMANNHAETVLKNHFRSDYSTYQIVHLDTKTGKLKQRRNAQGYGDESTWSRGEAWALYGYTMLYRETADAQYLEQAKHIADFILDHPNLPKDMIPYWDFNTPEIPNTYRDASAGAISAAALLELCGYLDEAMAKKYFKAGETMIETLASPEYTALLGTNGGFILMHGAGYIPIMAEVDVPLPYADYYYLEALNRYKAIIAKN; this is translated from the coding sequence ATGCTTAAATTAAAAATTGTATATCTTATACTTTGCCCATTTTTATTGTTGACTGCCTGTAGCATTAATCAACAGGTTACGCCCAGGGCCAGCAAATCATTGACAACCACTATCGATCAACGCTACCGACATGCTACTACCCAGTATAAATTGATGATGGATGAGCTACCTGAAGGCAAACTTCCCAAAACTTTTGTTAAAGCACAGAACTATTTGGAAACGAGCGGTCCAGATTGGTGGACAAGTGGTTATTATCCGGGTACCTTATTACGTTTGTATGAACAAACGGGCGACTCACTCTTGCTAAAAGAAGCAAAACGAACACTGGCACTTTTGGCTAAACAGCAGAACAATGCGAAATCGCCCGATCTCGGGTTTATTATATATAATAGTTTTGGGAGAGCAATGCAAACCATCCCGGAGATCGATTACCATAAGGTATTGTTGGGCAGTGCTAAAACTATGGCGAAACGCTATGATCCAAAGGTCAAGGCCATACGGTCGTGGGATACACGGCAGAATGATAAAGAGTTTATTGTGGTTATCGATCACCTGATGAATCTCGAACTGTTATTCTGGGCCTTCAGGGCAACCAATGATTCTTCTTATTATAAAATGGCCAATAATCATGCAGAAACGGTATTGAAGAACCACTTTAGATCCGACTATAGTACCTATCAGATCGTTCACCTTGATACTAAAACGGGTAAGTTAAAACAAAGGCGTAATGCGCAGGGTTACGGGGATGAATCTACATGGTCCAGGGGTGAGGCTTGGGCCCTGTATGGCTATACTATGCTGTACCGTGAGACAGCCGATGCGCAGTATTTAGAACAAGCGAAACACATCGCTGATTTTATATTAGATCATCCGAATTTACCGAAAGATATGATTCCCTACTGGGATTTTAATACACCAGAAATACCGAACACGTATAGAGATGCATCGGCCGGAGCTATATCAGCAGCTGCACTCCTGGAATTATGCGGGTATCTGGATGAAGCTATGGCAAAGAAATATTTCAAAGCTGGCGAAACAATGATAGAAACCTTGGCTTCTCCCGAATATACCGCCTTGTTAGGTACTAATGGTGGGTTTATCTTAATGCATGGAGCGGGTTATATACCGATTATGGCAGAAGTTGATGTGCCTTTACCCTATGCAGATTACTATTATTTGGAGGCCTTGAATCGGTATAAAGCAATTATTGCTAAAAATTGA
- a CDS encoding SDR family oxidoreductase, whose amino-acid sequence MSTLHKFDLSGQLALVTGCKRGIGKAMAIALAEAGADVIGVSASLELDNSEVAKEITALGRKFYAYQCDFAERDSLYSFIHSVKNQHPVIDILINNAGNILRKPAAEHPDEYWDEIIAINQTAQFIITREFGKEMVARGTGKVIFTASLLTFQGGINVPGYAASKGAVGQLTKAFANEWAGSGVNVNAIAPGYIATDNTTALRADEERSASILSRIPAGRWGEPDDFKGPVVFLASDAASYVHGTILTVDGGWMGR is encoded by the coding sequence ATGTCAACTCTTCATAAATTCGACTTGTCTGGCCAACTGGCCCTGGTTACCGGATGTAAACGGGGTATTGGTAAAGCAATGGCTATTGCATTGGCTGAGGCAGGGGCTGATGTTATTGGTGTTTCAGCTTCGCTTGAGCTGGATAACAGCGAAGTTGCGAAGGAAATAACTGCCTTAGGGCGTAAATTTTATGCGTACCAATGTGATTTTGCAGAACGTGATTCACTATACAGTTTCATCCATTCTGTAAAGAATCAACACCCTGTAATTGATATATTGATAAACAATGCTGGAAATATTTTAAGAAAACCCGCTGCAGAGCATCCAGACGAATATTGGGACGAAATTATTGCGATCAACCAGACCGCGCAATTTATTATTACCCGCGAATTCGGAAAGGAAATGGTTGCCCGTGGAACAGGAAAAGTTATTTTCACCGCTTCTTTACTGACCTTTCAAGGAGGGATCAATGTGCCCGGTTATGCAGCGTCCAAAGGTGCGGTAGGACAGCTTACCAAAGCTTTCGCTAATGAGTGGGCAGGTAGCGGAGTAAACGTAAATGCTATAGCACCAGGTTATATCGCTACAGATAATACAACAGCTTTAAGGGCCGATGAGGAGAGAAGCGCTTCTATTTTGTCGAGAATTCCGGCTGGAAGGTGGGGAGAACCGGATGATTTTAAAGGTCCTGTTGTATTCTTGGCTTCTGATGCCGCGAGCTACGTGCACGGAACCATATTAACAGTTGATGGGGGTTGGATGGGACGCTAG
- a CDS encoding DUF4861 family protein codes for MKKKNIQEQGLWGVFLLIGIAIIVSCKSSVNHAGIVVNNPSSFDRKELVEIPYKTFSQVYTAEAPFRIIDENSEELTYQLVRNGEEKIDHVLIWVDIPANDDIKLFVEAGEPTPVEARTYARYVPERFDDFAWENDKVAFRMYGKALEGRADDAHGTDIWAKRTDRPVIDEWYKTDDYHKDHGEGLDYYAVGMTLGAGDIAPFVDDKISYSKHYREHELLENGPLRSTFKLTYEPWEVGDRTVSVTKNITLEAGSQLNKVEVTYSFEGEDPLPVVAGIVLREEDGGKIIQRKDNGIAAYWEPGHGDDGTLGVAVVTPEEIVKIFEGEGQLLTQFEASSGKPMVYYNGGAWDKAGEITSAEAWEHYLTQYQEKIKNPLTITIQ; via the coding sequence ATGAAAAAAAAGAATATTCAAGAACAGGGCTTATGGGGAGTTTTTTTGCTCATTGGAATCGCAATAATCGTCTCCTGTAAGTCGTCCGTTAACCACGCAGGTATTGTCGTTAATAATCCTTCGTCTTTTGATCGAAAAGAACTTGTAGAAATACCTTACAAAACGTTTTCACAGGTGTATACAGCGGAAGCACCATTTAGAATTATCGATGAAAACAGTGAGGAGTTGACTTATCAGCTGGTAAGAAATGGAGAGGAAAAGATTGACCATGTACTAATATGGGTTGATATACCGGCAAACGATGATATCAAATTGTTTGTCGAAGCTGGCGAACCAACCCCGGTAGAAGCTCGAACATATGCGCGTTATGTGCCTGAACGTTTTGACGACTTTGCTTGGGAAAATGATAAAGTGGCGTTTAGGATGTACGGTAAGGCTTTGGAAGGGCGCGCAGACGACGCACATGGAACTGATATATGGGCAAAACGTACCGATAGACCGGTAATTGACGAATGGTATAAAACGGATGATTATCACAAGGATCATGGAGAAGGCTTGGACTACTATGCTGTCGGAATGACATTGGGGGCCGGTGATATTGCGCCTTTCGTAGACGATAAAATTAGCTATTCTAAACATTACCGTGAACATGAGCTATTGGAAAATGGCCCTCTTAGAAGTACTTTTAAATTGACCTATGAGCCGTGGGAAGTTGGAGATAGAACAGTTTCGGTTACCAAAAACATTACCTTAGAGGCCGGATCTCAATTAAACAAAGTGGAAGTTACCTATAGTTTTGAGGGTGAAGACCCTCTACCTGTTGTTGCAGGCATTGTGCTTAGGGAAGAGGATGGCGGTAAAATCATTCAGCGGAAAGATAATGGAATTGCTGCGTATTGGGAGCCCGGCCATGGCGATGACGGGACCTTAGGAGTGGCCGTTGTGACGCCAGAGGAAATTGTTAAGATTTTTGAAGGGGAAGGGCAACTGTTAACACAGTTTGAGGCCAGCAGCGGCAAACCTATGGTTTACTATAATGGTGGGGCATGGGATAAAGCTGGCGAAATCACTTCTGCGGAAGCTTGGGAACATTACTTAACACAGTATCAGGAAAAAATAAAAAATCCATTAACCATTACTATTCAATAA